A window of Formosa sp. Hel1_31_208 contains these coding sequences:
- a CDS encoding outer membrane beta-barrel protein: MSEKKHIDKLFKEQLKNFEVAPDDIVWEHIERELQKDKRKRKVIPIWWKLVGVAAMLALLFTVGKLVINSDEGNGIELEVVDTEKSNTSPNQHNDSTVIPANDFEAIPVTTKENSEGTYEEPKTDSSKQLTNSDMSKKKSNIANSEVDQKNTTDEKSSIINNQSRQKDAVVATQAILKKDKNTNLNTNPIQNNTVANSSTMDNSINDKKKQLLKKDQSEINKLITAVKNSKTTQVTSTQLSEKEDSNTIIDSSAIDKALKEENAIEKAIAEAKHNEEQTEEELEPLMKRWSVAPNVGPVYFNSLGKGSSIDNQFVDNTKQGEVNVSYGVRGSYALNKKFKIRAGVNRVDLGYSTKNVIAFSRPDASASNGQLKNLKLNDSTSIFISANSISLSSAPEILFTKEQGSIDQQLGFIEVPIELEYSLIDKKIGLNLIGGFSTLFLNNNEVYSVQNNGDRTLMGEATNIKDMSYSANFGIGVNYNISKQLRFNLEPMFKYQINTFNDTSGNFQPFFIGVYTGLSFKF, translated from the coding sequence ATGAGTGAAAAAAAGCATATCGACAAGCTCTTTAAGGAGCAACTCAAAAATTTTGAGGTTGCGCCAGATGATATTGTCTGGGAACACATAGAACGCGAACTTCAGAAAGACAAACGCAAACGCAAAGTAATTCCTATCTGGTGGAAATTGGTTGGGGTAGCTGCAATGCTAGCATTACTGTTTACTGTTGGTAAACTCGTTATTAATTCCGACGAAGGTAATGGTATAGAACTTGAAGTAGTAGATACCGAAAAATCTAATACAAGTCCGAATCAGCATAATGACTCCACTGTGATACCGGCTAATGACTTCGAAGCTATTCCTGTGACAACTAAGGAGAATTCTGAAGGTACTTATGAAGAACCAAAGACCGATTCTTCAAAGCAATTGACCAATTCAGATATGTCAAAGAAAAAGTCCAATATTGCTAATTCTGAAGTAGATCAAAAAAATACAACGGATGAAAAATCATCTATCATCAACAATCAGTCACGTCAAAAAGATGCTGTTGTAGCTACTCAAGCTATCCTTAAGAAGGATAAGAACACTAATTTAAATACCAATCCAATTCAAAATAATACAGTTGCCAACAGTTCTACTATGGATAATTCTATAAACGACAAAAAGAAACAACTTCTCAAGAAGGATCAATCTGAAATTAATAAACTCATAACAGCTGTAAAAAATTCTAAGACAACACAAGTAACTTCTACTCAATTGTCTGAAAAGGAAGACTCTAATACGATAATAGATTCTTCTGCCATTGATAAGGCCTTAAAGGAAGAAAATGCTATTGAAAAAGCCATCGCTGAAGCTAAGCACAATGAAGAACAGACAGAGGAGGAATTAGAACCGCTCATGAAACGCTGGAGCGTTGCTCCAAATGTTGGACCTGTATATTTCAATTCCTTAGGAAAAGGATCTTCTATTGACAATCAGTTTGTGGATAACACCAAACAAGGCGAGGTTAATGTGAGTTATGGTGTTCGAGGTAGTTATGCTTTAAATAAAAAATTCAAAATTAGAGCAGGTGTAAACCGTGTAGATTTAGGATATTCTACCAAGAACGTGATTGCATTTAGTAGACCAGATGCTTCTGCTTCAAATGGACAATTAAAGAATTTAAAACTTAATGATTCAACAAGCATCTTTATTAGTGCAAATAGTATCAGTTTAAGTTCAGCTCCAGAAATTTTATTTACAAAAGAACAAGGTTCTATTGATCAACAACTTGGTTTTATTGAAGTTCCTATTGAGTTAGAATACAGTTTGATAGACAAAAAGATAGGGCTTAATCTAATAGGTGGCTTCAGCACGTTGTTTTTAAACAATAACGAAGTCTATTCGGTACAAAACAATGGAGACAGAACACTTATGGGAGAAGCAACTAACATTAAAGATATGAGTTATAGTGCTAATTTCGGAATTGGTGTAAACTACAATATTTCAAAACAGCTACGATTTAATCTTGAACCAATGTTCAAGTATCAAATTAATACGTTTAATGATACCTCTGGTAATTTTCAACCATTTTTCATTGGCGTGTATACAGGCTTAAGTTTTAAGTTTTAG
- a CDS encoding RNA polymerase sigma factor produces the protein MSLKQLIERCKKNDAQAQSQLYKLYASKLFSICLKYSRNYAEAEDNLQDAYITIFKKMHQFKNQGSVEGWMKRITINTALQRYRSKGVYDIINEDHIEDVTLEIDDDNLSIDYLLNIIQELPDRYRLVFNLYALDDYSHKEIANLLNISTGTSKSNLARARMILKNKIEQYKSRPNSQSL, from the coding sequence GTGAGTTTAAAACAACTCATAGAGCGCTGTAAAAAAAATGATGCTCAAGCACAAAGTCAACTATATAAGCTATACGCGAGTAAACTGTTTTCGATTTGCTTGAAGTATTCGCGCAACTATGCCGAAGCTGAAGATAATTTGCAGGATGCTTATATCACGATTTTTAAGAAAATGCATCAGTTTAAAAATCAAGGCTCAGTTGAAGGTTGGATGAAACGAATTACTATTAACACCGCATTACAACGCTATAGAAGTAAAGGTGTTTATGACATTATTAATGAAGACCATATTGAAGATGTAACTTTAGAAATAGATGATGATAACTTGAGTATCGATTACCTACTCAACATTATTCAAGAATTACCAGATCGTTATCGGTTGGTATTTAATTTATATGCCTTAGACGATTATTCGCATAAGGAAATTGCTAACCTGTTAAACATATCAACAGGTACATCAAAATCAAATTTAGCCAGAGCTAGAATGATTTTAAAAAATAAAATAGAACAATACAAGTCGAGACCTAACTCGCAAAGTCTATAA
- the recA gene encoding recombinase RecA → MSSEKDAKLKALKLTLDKLDKAYGKGTVMKMSDQAVVDVDAISSGSLGLDIALGVGGYPRGRVIEIYGPESSGKTTLTLHAIAEAQKAGGIAAFIDAEHAFDRFYAANLGVDIDNLIISQPDNGEQALEITDNLIRSGAIDIVVIDSVAALTPKSEIEGEMGDSKMGLHARLMSQALRKLTGSISKTNCTVIFINQLREKIGVMFGNPETTTGGNALKFYASVRLDIRRSTQIKETDGNVTGNKTRVKVVKNKVAPPFKMCEFDIMYGEGISKVGEILDLCVEHEIVKKSGSWFSYGDTKLGQGRDAVKALIKDNPELMEELESKVREIINAGH, encoded by the coding sequence ATGAGCAGTGAAAAAGACGCAAAATTAAAAGCATTAAAATTAACTTTAGACAAACTAGATAAAGCTTACGGAAAAGGGACAGTCATGAAGATGAGTGATCAGGCTGTTGTAGATGTAGATGCTATTTCTTCGGGATCTTTAGGATTAGATATTGCTTTAGGAGTTGGTGGTTATCCTAGAGGAAGAGTAATAGAAATATATGGGCCAGAATCATCTGGTAAGACCACTTTAACCTTGCACGCAATAGCGGAAGCACAAAAAGCGGGAGGAATTGCTGCTTTTATTGATGCTGAGCATGCATTTGATCGGTTTTATGCAGCAAATTTAGGAGTTGATATTGATAACTTGATTATTTCTCAACCAGACAATGGAGAACAGGCATTAGAAATTACAGATAACCTTATCCGCTCTGGAGCAATTGATATCGTGGTTATCGATTCAGTAGCTGCATTAACTCCCAAAAGTGAAATAGAAGGGGAAATGGGCGATTCTAAAATGGGCTTACATGCCCGTTTAATGTCTCAAGCGTTGAGAAAATTAACAGGTTCAATTAGCAAGACCAATTGTACGGTTATTTTCATCAACCAACTTCGTGAGAAGATTGGTGTCATGTTTGGAAATCCTGAAACTACAACTGGTGGTAATGCCTTAAAATTTTATGCATCTGTGCGATTAGATATCAGAAGATCCACACAAATAAAAGAAACTGATGGCAATGTAACTGGCAATAAAACCAGAGTCAAAGTGGTTAAAAACAAAGTAGCTCCACCATTTAAAATGTGTGAATTTGACATCATGTATGGGGAAGGTATTTCTAAAGTAGGAGAAATTTTAGATCTCTGTGTTGAACATGAAATTGTCAAAAAAAGTGGTTCTTGGTTTAGCTATGGAGACACTAAACTAGGTCAAGGTAGAGACGCGGTAAAAGCACTTATAAAGGACAATCCGGAATTAATGGAAGAACTCGAATCTAAAGTTCGAGAAATTATTAATGCGGGCCATTAA
- a CDS encoding rhodanese-related sulfurtransferase produces the protein MQLYNNLSAKERADLIEKAGKERLTISFYKYAKIRNTQIFRNHLFISWDELDVLGRIYVAVEGINAQLSVPAENFDAFKTHLDSISFLENVRLNIAIEHNNFAFLKLKVKVRHKIVADGLNDHTFDVTNKGVHVNASKFNELIEDPNTVLVDMRNHYESEIGHFKNAITPDVDTFRESLDLIEEDLKEHKEDKNLVMYCTGGIRCEKASAYYKHKGFKNVFQLEGGIINYVRQVESHNLENKFLGKNFVFDERRSERISDDVIANCHQCGKPADMHTNCANEACHLLFIQCKDCKDQMENCCSTPCMEINRLPFEEQKALRKGQGNSNDIFKKGRADHLPYKKDLRNIFETLHKTTI, from the coding sequence ATGCAACTGTACAATAACTTAAGTGCTAAAGAAAGAGCAGATCTTATTGAAAAAGCGGGAAAAGAACGCTTAACAATCTCTTTCTACAAGTACGCCAAAATCAGAAACACTCAAATTTTTAGAAACCACCTATTCATATCTTGGGATGAACTTGATGTGTTAGGCAGAATCTATGTCGCTGTTGAAGGGATAAACGCCCAACTTTCAGTCCCAGCAGAAAATTTTGACGCCTTTAAAACACACCTTGATTCTATTTCATTTTTAGAAAATGTAAGACTGAATATCGCTATTGAGCACAATAATTTTGCGTTTTTGAAACTCAAAGTAAAAGTGCGTCATAAGATTGTTGCCGATGGACTAAACGATCATACGTTTGATGTCACTAATAAAGGAGTTCATGTAAATGCTTCAAAATTTAATGAGCTCATTGAAGATCCTAATACGGTCTTGGTCGATATGAGAAACCATTATGAAAGTGAAATAGGGCATTTCAAAAATGCTATTACACCCGATGTCGATACGTTTAGAGAATCCTTAGATCTCATCGAAGAAGATTTAAAAGAGCATAAAGAGGATAAAAACCTAGTAATGTATTGTACAGGTGGTATTAGGTGTGAGAAAGCTAGCGCCTATTATAAACACAAAGGATTTAAGAATGTATTTCAGCTTGAAGGCGGCATTATTAATTATGTTAGACAGGTTGAGTCTCATAATTTAGAGAACAAGTTTCTGGGGAAAAATTTTGTTTTTGATGAACGACGATCCGAACGTATTAGCGATGATGTCATTGCTAATTGTCACCAATGTGGGAAACCGGCAGATATGCATACCAATTGTGCTAACGAAGCCTGTCATCTTTTATTCATTCAGTGTAAAGACTGTAAAGACCAAATGGAAAACTGCTGTTCTACACCATGTATGGAAATCAATAGATTGCCTTTTGAAGAACAAAAAGCATTGCGCAAAGGTCAAGGCAATAGTAATGATATATTTAAAAAAGGAAGAGCAGATCATTTGCCGTATAAAAAAGACTTGAGAAATATTTTTGAAACCCTACACAAGACAACTATATAA
- a CDS encoding radical SAM protein codes for MNIYKLLQLNRKIKSHRIKFLGLYLLHKLNKRYLAVNLDPVMACNLRCKMCYFTDADYVKTLKGQFNDEDLKLVADSIFKRALKLQIGCGTEPTLYKNLVKVVALGKHYKVPYISITTNANLLTEEKIEALLKAGLNEFTISLHGVTKESYENFMKKASYEKFHSAFKAFAKLKKQYDFKVRINYTFNKDNFYELKDFFNHFDPESFDILQIRPIQKIGNTEYNDFDITALTKDYPDLIQSIRNTCKNNKIVLLAPSSLSELINENKSSFIFDYTFCYISPNKFWKEGFNWRDESFNAFSSKIGWSQQLLSNAFKSKKELKTLSNRLNYEIEFN; via the coding sequence ATGAATATTTATAAACTTTTGCAGCTCAATAGAAAGATTAAAAGCCATAGAATTAAATTTCTTGGACTCTATCTCTTGCATAAGTTAAATAAGCGCTATTTAGCCGTTAATCTTGATCCTGTAATGGCTTGTAATTTACGTTGTAAAATGTGTTATTTTACCGATGCGGATTATGTTAAAACGCTCAAAGGACAATTTAATGACGAAGATCTAAAGTTAGTTGCAGATTCTATTTTTAAGAGGGCTTTGAAGCTTCAAATAGGCTGTGGTACAGAGCCAACTCTTTACAAAAACTTGGTCAAGGTCGTCGCGCTTGGAAAGCACTATAAGGTGCCTTATATCTCTATTACTACCAATGCAAATTTACTTACCGAAGAAAAAATAGAAGCACTTTTAAAGGCAGGGCTAAATGAGTTTACAATTTCGCTTCATGGTGTGACAAAAGAGAGTTATGAAAATTTCATGAAAAAAGCGAGCTATGAAAAATTTCATAGTGCGTTCAAGGCATTCGCAAAGTTAAAAAAGCAGTATGATTTTAAAGTCAGAATCAACTATACCTTCAATAAAGATAACTTTTATGAGCTCAAAGACTTTTTTAACCATTTTGACCCCGAAAGTTTCGATATTTTACAAATTAGACCTATTCAAAAAATAGGAAATACAGAATACAACGATTTTGATATTACTGCCTTAACCAAGGACTATCCTGATCTTATTCAGTCAATTAGAAATACGTGTAAAAACAATAAAATTGTGTTATTGGCACCAAGTAGCTTATCAGAATTAATCAATGAAAATAAATCGAGCTTTATATTTGACTATACCTTCTGCTACATCTCTCCTAATAAATTTTGGAAAGAAGGGTTTAATTGGCGCGATGAATCTTTTAATGCATTTTCAAGTAAGATTGGTTGGAGTCAACAGCTCTTGTCTAATGCTTTCAAATCTAAAAAAGAATTGAAAACGCTTTCTAATAGATTAAATTACGAAATAGAATTTAACTAA
- a CDS encoding regulatory iron-sulfur-containing complex subunit RicT: MSCNSCSTGKDGQPKGCKNNGTCGTDSCNKLTVFDWLANMSLPQGQDPFIGVEVRFKNGRKLYYKNTENLTLSIGDIVATQANSGHDIGMVTLTGELVRVQMKRKKINIDDEENVLKIYRKASQKDIDIWSAARDKEEPMKVKARQFAIDLKLKMKISDIEYQGDASKATFYYTAEERVDFRELIKVFAREFRTRIEMKQVGFRQEAARLGGIGSCGRELCCSTWLTDFRSVSTSAARYQQLSLNPLKLAGQCGKLKCCLNYELDAYLDALKAFPKTETRLYTEKGKAVCQKTDIFKGHMWYAYEGEWMNWHKLTTDQANEIIEKNKRKETVASLEEYASELIEDTKVEFENVVGQDSLTRFDNPKRNNKRRNNKGKQRRRNKPNNSNAKK, from the coding sequence ATGAGTTGTAACAGTTGCTCAACTGGAAAGGATGGACAACCAAAAGGATGCAAAAACAATGGAACTTGCGGCACAGATAGCTGCAATAAACTTACTGTTTTTGATTGGTTGGCCAATATGTCTTTACCACAAGGACAAGACCCATTTATAGGTGTTGAGGTTCGTTTTAAAAATGGCCGCAAACTATACTACAAAAATACTGAGAACCTTACTTTAAGCATAGGAGATATCGTTGCAACGCAAGCCAATTCTGGTCATGATATTGGGATGGTTACACTTACAGGTGAATTAGTGAGAGTTCAAATGAAGCGTAAAAAAATTAATATTGATGATGAAGAAAATGTTTTAAAGATTTACCGTAAGGCAAGTCAGAAAGATATTGATATATGGTCAGCCGCTAGAGATAAAGAAGAGCCAATGAAGGTTAAAGCAAGACAGTTTGCTATAGACCTAAAGCTTAAAATGAAAATTTCTGATATAGAATATCAAGGCGATGCGAGTAAAGCGACATTTTATTATACAGCCGAAGAACGTGTAGATTTTAGAGAATTAATTAAAGTATTCGCAAGAGAATTTAGGACACGTATCGAAATGAAACAGGTAGGATTTCGTCAGGAAGCAGCGCGACTTGGAGGAATTGGTTCCTGTGGTAGAGAATTATGCTGTTCTACTTGGCTAACTGATTTTAGATCGGTGAGTACATCTGCCGCGCGATATCAGCAATTATCATTGAACCCATTAAAATTGGCAGGTCAATGTGGTAAATTGAAATGCTGTCTCAACTATGAGTTAGACGCCTATTTAGACGCCTTGAAAGCATTTCCAAAAACTGAAACCAGATTATATACCGAAAAAGGTAAAGCCGTTTGTCAAAAGACAGACATTTTTAAAGGACATATGTGGTACGCTTACGAAGGTGAGTGGATGAATTGGCACAAATTAACTACCGATCAAGCCAATGAAATTATTGAAAAAAATAAGCGCAAAGAAACCGTTGCAAGTTTAGAAGAATATGCCTCTGAACTTATTGAAGACACTAAAGTAGAGTTTGAAAACGTTGTTGGTCAAGATAGCTTAACTCGTTTTGATAATCCAAAGCGCAATAACAAACGTAGAAATAATAAAGGGAAGCAAAGACGTCGTAATAAACCAAATAACAGCAATGCAAAAAAATAA
- a CDS encoding gliding motility lipoprotein GldH, which produces MQKNKCWIICLLILIVTVSCDTNRVFDEYQSVPDEWDKDNVVAFKVTPPDSINAYNLFVNLRNTEAYKYSNLFLIVELNYPNGKALKDTLEYKMANADGAFLGTGFSDIKENKLWYKGYDKPFVFNEAGEYTINIQHAMRKNGSVDGIDKLEGIIDVGFRIEHSETN; this is translated from the coding sequence ATGCAAAAAAATAAGTGTTGGATCATTTGTTTGCTCATCTTGATTGTCACAGTTTCATGCGATACTAATCGTGTATTTGACGAGTACCAATCGGTGCCAGACGAATGGGATAAAGATAATGTTGTTGCTTTTAAAGTCACGCCTCCTGATTCAATAAATGCTTATAATTTGTTCGTAAACTTAAGAAATACCGAAGCTTACAAATACAGTAATTTATTCTTAATTGTAGAGCTTAATTATCCAAACGGAAAAGCGCTAAAGGATACTTTAGAGTATAAGATGGCAAATGCAGATGGGGCGTTTTTAGGTACTGGTTTTTCAGATATCAAAGAGAATAAACTCTGGTACAAGGGTTATGATAAACCTTTTGTGTTTAATGAAGCTGGTGAATACACCATCAATATACAACATGCGATGCGTAAAAATGGAAGTGTTGACGGCATTGATAAATTAGAAGGTATTATCGATGTTGGTTTTAGAATAGAACATTCAGAAACAAATTGA
- a CDS encoding penicillin-binding protein 1A, producing the protein MAKKTIAKKKPAQKKTQDFSKYVRRFWIFFTSGVVVFFFMFLLASWGLLGEMPDHTILENPKTFLATEIISSDDKTLGKFYLDDNRTPVDFEELPKHLVDALVATEDIRYYEHAGIDFRGTLRAISKMGKGGGASTISQQLAKQLFTKQVSSNKVQRLFQKVREWVIAIRLERQYTKKEIIAMYFNIYDFGNNADGIRSATRIYFGKEPKDLNLKESAMLVGMFKNSSLYNPIPSRNPEGVKNRRDVVLAQMYKYEYISETIKDSLQDTELDLNFSPESHREGTATYFRAYLDKFMKNWIKNNPKPDGTKYNLYNDGLKIYTTIDSRMQNYAEKAVARHMPRLQAEFDNQNTPKKNPTAPFLELDKSEIKDLLNRNMSRSERWRVMKAAGKTEKEIRDSFQKPTQMRVFAWVNGQPSEIDTIMKPIDSMRYYKSFLQPGMMSMDPQTGHVKAWVGGMNYRHFQYDHVKSSKRQVGSTFKPFVYATAIDQLHLSPCDTLPRQQITIEADKYGNPEPWTTKNSDGKYDGFLTLKDALANSVNTITARLMDKVGPQPVIDMAKNLGVESDILPVPAIALGTADISVYEMVAAYATFANKGVYNKPVMVTRIEDKNGTVLFQFTPETKDVLSAEVAYTTVNLLEGVTQSGSGQRLRHSWATNAPVYKKIITGYPYEFDKSIPIAGKTGTTQNQSDGWFMGMVPNLVTGVWVGAEDRAAHFSDIAYGQGASMALPIWGLYMKACYADEALNISKSEFEKPEELSIEVDCSKWKGNDEEGTDAIDELEGVIDF; encoded by the coding sequence ATGGCAAAGAAAACAATAGCAAAAAAGAAACCTGCCCAAAAAAAGACTCAAGATTTTTCAAAGTACGTAAGACGCTTTTGGATATTTTTTACCAGTGGCGTAGTCGTGTTTTTCTTTATGTTTTTATTAGCATCTTGGGGTCTTTTAGGCGAAATGCCAGATCATACTATTCTTGAAAATCCCAAAACGTTCTTAGCTACTGAAATTATTTCCTCAGATGATAAAACATTAGGAAAATTTTATTTGGATGATAATAGAACTCCAGTAGATTTCGAAGAATTACCTAAGCATTTGGTAGATGCTCTAGTCGCTACAGAAGATATTAGATACTACGAGCATGCAGGAATTGATTTTAGAGGAACCCTCAGAGCGATTTCTAAAATGGGAAAAGGAGGTGGTGCCAGCACCATTTCACAACAATTAGCAAAACAGTTATTTACTAAGCAAGTTTCTTCTAATAAAGTCCAGCGATTGTTTCAAAAGGTAAGAGAATGGGTGATTGCGATTCGTCTAGAACGACAGTACACTAAAAAAGAGATTATCGCCATGTATTTTAATATCTATGACTTCGGAAATAATGCCGATGGGATTAGAAGCGCGACGCGTATTTACTTCGGAAAAGAACCTAAAGACCTCAATCTTAAGGAGTCTGCAATGCTAGTTGGAATGTTTAAAAATTCATCACTTTACAATCCAATACCATCTCGTAATCCTGAAGGAGTAAAAAATAGACGAGATGTGGTGTTAGCTCAAATGTATAAATACGAGTATATTTCAGAAACAATAAAAGATAGCTTACAGGATACAGAATTAGATTTAAATTTTTCTCCAGAATCACATCGAGAAGGCACTGCAACGTATTTCAGAGCGTATTTAGATAAATTCATGAAGAACTGGATAAAGAACAATCCAAAACCTGATGGTACAAAATATAACCTATATAATGATGGGCTCAAGATTTACACAACCATAGATTCTCGAATGCAAAACTACGCTGAGAAAGCTGTAGCACGTCATATGCCTAGACTTCAGGCAGAATTTGACAATCAAAACACACCTAAAAAGAATCCAACTGCTCCGTTCTTAGAATTGGATAAGAGTGAAATTAAAGACCTTTTAAACCGAAACATGTCGCGCTCTGAACGATGGAGAGTGATGAAAGCTGCAGGGAAAACTGAAAAAGAAATAAGAGACTCCTTCCAAAAACCAACCCAAATGAGGGTATTTGCTTGGGTTAACGGACAACCAAGTGAGATTGACACCATAATGAAACCTATAGATTCGATGCGCTACTATAAATCGTTTCTGCAACCTGGAATGATGTCTATGGATCCCCAAACAGGCCATGTAAAAGCTTGGGTGGGTGGAATGAATTACAGACATTTTCAATATGATCATGTGAAGTCATCTAAACGTCAAGTAGGATCGACCTTTAAACCATTTGTGTATGCAACGGCTATAGATCAATTACACTTATCACCTTGCGACACCCTACCTAGACAACAAATTACCATTGAAGCCGATAAGTACGGAAATCCAGAACCTTGGACAACTAAAAACTCTGATGGGAAATATGATGGGTTCTTAACCTTAAAGGATGCTCTGGCGAATTCAGTGAACACTATTACGGCGCGTTTAATGGATAAAGTTGGTCCGCAGCCAGTTATTGATATGGCGAAAAATTTAGGAGTAGAGTCCGATATACTGCCAGTACCAGCAATCGCCTTAGGAACTGCAGATATCAGTGTATATGAAATGGTAGCTGCTTATGCCACTTTTGCTAATAAAGGCGTGTATAATAAACCTGTTATGGTGACGCGTATTGAAGATAAAAATGGAACTGTTTTATTTCAATTTACACCAGAAACCAAAGATGTATTAAGTGCAGAGGTCGCATATACAACAGTTAATTTGCTGGAAGGTGTTACCCAGTCAGGCTCTGGTCAACGGTTAAGGCATAGTTGGGCAACTAATGCGCCTGTTTATAAAAAAATTATCACAGGCTACCCTTATGAGTTCGATAAATCTATACCTATAGCAGGTAAAACAGGAACCACACAAAATCAAAGTGATGGGTGGTTTATGGGCATGGTGCCTAATTTGGTGACGGGTGTTTGGGTAGGTGCTGAAGACAGAGCAGCCCATTTTTCTGACATCGCCTATGGGCAAGGTGCTTCTATGGCATTACCAATTTGGGGATTATATATGAAAGCTTGTTATGCTGACGAAGCGCTTAATATTTCAAAATCAGAATTTGAAAAGCCAGAAGAGTTATCTATAGAAGTAGACTGTAGTAAATGGAAAGGTAATGACGAAGAAGGAACTGATGCTATTGACGAGCTAGAGGGTGTGATTGACTTTTAA
- a CDS encoding CoA transferase subunit A, whose protein sequence is MISKKVANVQDALLGVANNMTFMFGGFGLSGIPENAIAELVKLGVKGLKCISNNAGVDDFGLGLLLQGKQINKMTSSYVGENDEFERQMLSGELEVELIPQGTLAERCRAAQAGFPAIYTPAGYGTEVAEGKETRAFDGKMYVLEHAFKADFAFVKAWKGDEAGNLIFKGTARNFNPNMCGAAKITVAEVEELVPVGTLDPNQIHIPGIFVNRIFKGEHYEKRIEQRTVRQRD, encoded by the coding sequence ATGATTAGTAAAAAAGTAGCAAATGTTCAAGATGCACTTCTAGGTGTTGCAAATAATATGACCTTTATGTTTGGAGGCTTTGGACTTTCAGGAATACCGGAAAATGCGATAGCGGAACTCGTTAAGTTAGGTGTTAAAGGCCTTAAATGTATTTCTAATAATGCAGGTGTAGACGATTTCGGTTTAGGCTTATTATTACAAGGAAAACAAATTAATAAAATGACCTCGTCGTATGTTGGAGAAAATGATGAGTTTGAACGGCAGATGTTATCTGGCGAGTTGGAGGTGGAGTTGATTCCACAGGGAACCCTAGCAGAACGTTGTAGAGCAGCGCAAGCAGGTTTTCCGGCAATTTACACACCTGCTGGTTATGGGACTGAAGTTGCAGAAGGTAAAGAAACCAGAGCGTTTGACGGTAAAATGTATGTTTTAGAACATGCGTTTAAAGCAGACTTCGCTTTTGTAAAAGCATGGAAAGGGGATGAAGCAGGAAATTTAATTTTTAAAGGTACTGCTCGTAATTTTAATCCTAATATGTGTGGTGCAGCAAAAATAACTGTAGCTGAAGTTGAAGAACTTGTTCCTGTTGGAACTCTAGATCCAAATCAAATTCATATTCCTGGAATTTTTGTGAATAGAATCTTTAAAGGTGAACATTACGAAAAACGTATCGAACAAAGAACTGTTAGACAAAGAGATTAA
- a CDS encoding 3-oxoacid CoA-transferase subunit B, whose translation MLDKNGIAKRIAKEVQDGFYVNLGIGIPTLVANYVREDIEVEFQSENGVLGMGPFPFEGEEDADIINAGKQTITTLPGASFFDSATSFAMIRGQHVDLTILGAMEVAENGDIANWKIPGKMVKGMGGAMDLVASAENIIVAMMHTNRAGESKLLKRCSLPLTGVGCVKKVVTNLAVMEITEKGFKLLERAPGVSIQEIKNATEGTLIIEGDIPEMNL comes from the coding sequence ATGTTAGATAAAAACGGAATTGCAAAGCGCATCGCTAAAGAAGTTCAAGATGGTTTCTACGTGAACCTCGGTATTGGAATACCGACTTTAGTCGCAAACTATGTACGTGAGGACATAGAAGTAGAGTTTCAAAGTGAGAATGGCGTTCTTGGCATGGGGCCTTTCCCCTTTGAAGGAGAAGAGGACGCAGATATTATCAATGCGGGAAAACAAACAATTACCACATTGCCTGGTGCGAGCTTCTTTGACTCAGCAACTAGTTTTGCTATGATTAGAGGTCAACATGTTGACTTAACCATTCTTGGTGCTATGGAAGTTGCTGAAAATGGAGATATCGCTAACTGGAAAATCCCAGGAAAGATGGTGAAAGGAATGGGTGGCGCTATGGATTTAGTCGCGAGTGCCGAAAATATCATCGTTGCAATGATGCATACCAATAGAGCAGGAGAGTCCAAATTATTAAAACGTTGTTCTTTACCGTTAACAGGGGTTGGATGCGTTAAAAAGGTAGTGACAAATCTAGCGGTTATGGAAATTACCGAAAAAGGATTTAAATTATTAGAACGCGCTCCAGGCGTATCAATCCAAGAAATTAAAAATGCTACAGAAGGGACTTTAATTATTGAAGGAGATATCCCAGAAATGAATTTATAA